Within the Leptospira stimsonii genome, the region CTACTTTTAAGATTCTCACAAGTTTGCTTATCTTTTTGAAAGTAAAGTGTGAGTTCCTACTTTTAAGATTCTCACAAATTTACTCATCTTTTGAAAGTAAAGTGTGAGTTCCTACTTTTTAGATTCTCACAAAGTTCCTCATCTTTTTGAATGTAAAGTGTGAGTTCCTACTTTTAAGATTCTCACAAGTTTGCTCATCTTTTTGAAAGTAAAGTGTGAGTTCCTACTTTTAAGATTCTCACAAATTTACTCATCTTTTGAAAGTAAAGTGTGAGTTCCTACTTTTAAGATTCTCACAAGTTTGCTCATCTTTTTGAAAGTAAAGTATGAGTTCCTACTTTTAAGATTCTCACAAGTTTGCTCATCTTTTGAAAGTAAAGTATGAGTTCCTACTTTTTAAAAGAAAGATCCAACATTCTCTGAACGGACATTCTTCCCTTTTCGATCACTTCCGGATCGAGATGAATTTCAAACTGTTCGTAAAGGAGTGCGTCCCTGATTTTTTCCAAAGTGATTCGTTTCATGTGAGGGCAGACCTGACACGTGGAAACAAAATGTCTGTCCGGAAATTCCGAACGAAGATTGTCTCCCATCGAACATTCCGTGATCAGAAAAATATCCTTCGCTCCCGACTTTCGAATGAACTCGCTCATCTGAGAAGTGGAACCCGAATAATCGGAATGATCCACGACTTCCGTCTTACACTCAGGATGAGAAATTACGGTTACTCCGGGAAACTGTCTTCTCGTAAGTTCGATATCCTCCGCGGAATACATCTCGTGAACCATACAACTTCCCGGATGTGTGATGATTTTTTTCTTCGTAAGATTCTGAACGTTCCCCGCCAAATATTGATCCGGTAAAAAAATGACGGTATCGCTCTCTAAAGATTCGACCACCTGCAGTGCGTTAGC harbors:
- the nadA gene encoding quinolinate synthase NadA, with protein sequence MKTLDEITKALKSTYMDHEVEAKLPLIQEIQKLKKEKNAVLLGHNYMTPDVFHGVSDITGDSLYLSKVAADTSAEIILFNGVHFMAETAKLMSPEKKVLIADLKAGCSLAESITRQDVIDLKKKYPGVPVVTYVNCTADVKAETDICCTSANALQVVESLESDTVIFLPDQYLAGNVQNLTKKKIITHPGSCMVHEMYSAEDIELTRRQFPGVTVISHPECKTEVVDHSDYSGSTSQMSEFIRKSGAKDIFLITECSMGDNLRSEFPDRHFVSTCQVCPHMKRITLEKIRDALLYEQFEIHLDPEVIEKGRMSVQRMLDLSFKK